Proteins co-encoded in one Quercus robur chromosome 8, dhQueRobu3.1, whole genome shotgun sequence genomic window:
- the LOC126697060 gene encoding cytochrome P450 76T24-like, which produces MDYLAFCIILIPFVWACIAVLTSALGGRKSGSSILPPGPHPFPIIGNILELGNKPHQAIAKLSKTYGPLMTLKLGSITAIVISSPNIAKEALQKKDQAFSGRIVLDISRVFNHNEVSIAWLPALALWRNLRKVCATQIFAPQQLDATQALRQKKVQELLDHVNQSCSNGGKVVDIGRAAFITVLNVISNTLFSIDLAHYSSNLSAQDFQELVCAIMEIAGKPNIADYFPVLRLVDPQGARRRMKICYAKLIEIFDRIINERVQLRASEGSKARNDLLDSFLNLAEDDNSELSRDDFKHLLLDLFVAGVDTTSSTIEWAMTELLRNPEKMAKARDELEKVLGKDGLVQELDISKFPFLKAIVKETFRLHPPAPFLVPHKAETVVEMCGFTVPKNAQIIVNVWAMGRDPSIWTDPDIFLPERFLERTTDFKGQDFELIPFGAGRRICPGLPLANKMVHLMLASLVHCFHWRLADEMKPEDIDMSETFGMTLHRSEPLRAIPIRL; this is translated from the exons ATGGACTACCTAGCATTTTGTATAATACTAATTCCCTTCGTGTGGGCATGCATTGCTGTGCTCACCTCCGCTTTAGGAGGCCGGAAGTCTGGCTCCTCCATACTTCCCCCAGGCCCCCACCCTTTTCCAATCATCGGAAACATCTTGGAGCTGGGCAACAAACCCCATCAAGCTATTGCAAAGCTCTCCAAAACCTATGGACCCCTTATGACTCTCAAGCTTGGGAGCATAACAGCCATAGTCATTTCCTCTCCAAACATAGCCAAAGAAGCACTCCAAAAAAAAGACCAAGCCTTCTCTGGCCGAATTGTCTTGGACATTAGCCGAGTATTTAACCATAACGAAGTTTCAATAGCGTGGTTGCCTGCATTGGCTCTTTGGAGGAACCTCAGGAAAGTTTGTGCCACGCAAATATTTGCTCCACAACAACTCGATGCCACACAAGCCCTTCGACAAAAAAAGGTGCAAGAATTACTTGACCATGTTAATCAATCTTGCAGCAATGGTGGGAAAGTGGTTGATATTGGTCGAGCAGCCTTCATTACAGTACTTAATGTCATATCAAACACTCTTTTTTCCATTGACTTGGCACATTATAGTTCAAATTTATCGGCTCAAGATTTCCAGGAGCTTGTATGTGCTATCATGGAAATAGCTGGAAAGCCTAATATTGCAGACTATTTCCCAGTACTTCGTTTAGTTGACCCACAAGGTGCACGGCGAAGGATGAAGATTTGTTATGCCAAATTGATCGAGATTTTTGACAGAATCATCAATGAACGAGTACAATTAAGAGCTTCAGAGGGTTCTAAGGCAAGAAACGATTTACTAGATTCCTTCCTCAATCTTGCTGAAGATGATAATTCAGAATTAAGCCGCGACGACTTCAAACATTTGCTTCTG GATTTATTTGTTGCAGGGGTTGACACAACATCAAGCACAATTGAATGGGCAATGACAGAGTTACTTCGCAACCCTGAAAAAATGGCAAAGGCCCGAGATGAGCTAGAAAAAGTCCTAGGTAAGGATGGGCTTGTTCAAGAATTGGACATCTCTAAGTTCCCTTTTTTAAAAGCAATAGTGAAAGAAACCTTTCGTTTGCACCCACCAGCACCTTTCCTAGTTCCCCACAAGGCAGAAACCGTTGTAGAAATGTGTGGCTTCACTGTGCCCAAAAATGCGCAAATTATAGTAAATGTGTGGGCAATGGGGCGAGATCCAAGCATATGGACAGACCCTGATATATTTTTGCCTGAAAGGTTCTTAGAGCGCACCACTGACTTTAAAGGTCAAGACTTTGAGTTGATTCCATTTGGAGCTGGAAGAAGGATTTGTCCTGGATTACCATTAGCTAACAAGATGGTACACTTGATGTTGGCATCTCTTGTTCATTGCTTTCATTGGAGACTTGCGGATGAGATGAAGCCAGAAGATATAGACATGAGTGAGACCTTTGGAATGACCTTACACAGGTCTGAGCCTCTCCGGGCTATTCCCATCAGATTATAA
- the LOC126697059 gene encoding cucumber peeling cupredoxin-like, translating to MAMATLTMANLTVMIALLIAAATAASNAPAPAPATGYTNHTVGGTVGWFFNSTTNTSATNYSTWAATQTFNLGDYLIFISISNTTVIQTYNETVYRNCTMDESEDGDTYQYDGGQNQFEKSLTVAVPLTIVGPNYYFSDADDGAQCQSGMAFEIQVNHGLGLPPYLNQPPPPPYLEPPGSDSAQFPPITFPQSPANSGFRAGASLTGVLCVSFFILFELLSVF from the exons ATGGCCATGGCGACATTGACCATGGCGAATCTAACGGTCATGATTGCACTACTGATCGCCGCCGCTACAGCCGCATCAAACGCTCCTGCTCCTGCTCCAGCCACCGGTTACACCAACCACACCGTGGGCGGCACCGTCGGGTGGTTCTTCAATTCCACCACCAACACTTCCGCCACTAATTACTCCACTTGGGCCGCCACCCAGACCTTCAATCTCGGAGACTATCTCA TTTTCATTTCGATTTCGAACACGACGGTGATCCAGACCTACAACGAAACCGTATACCGGAACTGCACCATGGACGAATCCGAGGACGGTGATACGTACCAGTACGACGGCGGCCAGAACCAGTTCGAGAAATCGTTGACCGTGGCGGTGCCGTTGACCATCGTGGGTCCCAACTACTACTTCTCCGACGCCGACGACGGTGCTCAATGCCAAAGCGGCATGGCCTTCGAGATCCAAGTCAATCACGGCCTCGGTTTGCCTCCATACCTCAACCAGCCACCTCCGCCGCCGTACCTCGAGCCACCTGGTTCCGATTCGGCTCAGTTTCCGCCGATCACTTTCCCCCAGTCGCCGGCGAACTCAGGCTTCAGAGCCGGCGCTAGTCTGACCGGCGTGTTGTGTGttagtttttttattctttttgaatTGCTGTctgttttttga